In the Mytilus galloprovincialis chromosome 10, xbMytGall1.hap1.1, whole genome shotgun sequence genome, one interval contains:
- the LOC143049876 gene encoding neuropeptide CCHamide-2 receptor-like, producing the protein MSDLSTVSSNFTDACLCIYNDSATFLNNSCCQFMDTRPAEDKLRKIIVPIIFVLFMIVGVTGNGTLVYIVLRNKLLRNVPNTLIVNLSIGDLLLLIFSVPYMAIVFGTKEYPFNAFFCKLNAYLQTLSLGVSIFTLTALSYDRYVAIVHPMSKHKGKPSLKIAVVVIVIWVASALIAISDAVSYTLVIQPGGLTFCHEVPYNDYGISFLRVRNVIRLFILFIIPLFIIGCFYILMARILVKSSRQLPCEATLGQGMNTQQQRQIEARFKVAKVVLSFVVLFVICWLPRHIYVLWYAYDEEGFTEFWMIFKVVSICFMYAYSCVNPYALYFLSSQFRKYYNRYLFRCCIRSRYRTRDSTSALTNFNSTVRRGSTSMTMVKSNSEF; encoded by the coding sequence ATGTCCGACTTATCAACCGTAAGTAGTAACTTTACTGACGCTTGTTTATGTATTTACAATGATTCAGCAACTTTTCTTAACAATTCTTGTTGTCAATTCATGGACACCCGGCCAGCAGAAGATAAACTGAGAAAAATTATCGTTCCAATTATCTTTGTGTTGTTTATGATAGTTGGTGTTACCGGAAACGGAACTTTGGTGTACATCGTCCTTCGTAACAAATTACTACGCAACGTTCCGAACACTTTGATAGTTAATTTATCAATTGGAGACCTTCTGTTGTTGATATTTTCAGTTCCGTACATGGCCATTGTGTTTGGAACAAAAGAATATCCGTTCAatgcatttttctgtaaattaaatGCTTATCTACAAACACTGAGCCTAGGAGTTTCCATCTTTACACTTACGGCACTCAGTTATGATCGTTACGTGGCAATAGTCCATCCAATGAGTAAACACAAAGGGAAACCGAGTCTCAAAATAGCCGTTGTTGTGATTGTTATTTGGGTTGCCTCTGCACTTATCGCTATATCCGATGCCGTCAGTTACACACTGGTCATCCAACCTGGTGGTCTCACGTTTTGTCACGAAGTTCCATATAACGATTATGGTATCTCTTTCCTCAGAGTAAGAAATGTAATTCGtctatttatattattcattatTCCATTATTTATTATCGGCTGCTTTTACATTTTAATGGCAAGAATTTTAGTGAAAAGCAGTCGACAGTTGCCATGCGAAGCTACTTTGGGACAAGGGATGAACACTCAACAGCAACGTCAAATCGAGGCTAGATTTAAGGTAGCCAAAGttgtgttgtcgtttgttgttttatttgtaatctgTTGGTTACCACGTCACATTTATGTTTTGTGGTACGCGTACGATGAAGAAGGATTTACAGAGTTTTGGATGATCTTCAAAGTTGTCAGTATTTGTTTCATGTACGCTTACTCGTGTGTGAACCCGTATGCTTTATATTTCCTCAGCAGTCAGTTCCGGAAGTACTATAATCGGTATTTATTCCGTTGCTGTATTCGATCCCGATATAGAACACGTGACTCTACTTCTGCCCTGACAAACTTTAATAGCACCGTTCGCCGCGGAAGCACATCAATGACTATGGTTAAATCTAATTCGGAATTCTGA